In a single window of the Arachis hypogaea cultivar Tifrunner chromosome 6, arahy.Tifrunner.gnm2.J5K5, whole genome shotgun sequence genome:
- the LOC112755811 gene encoding 7-deoxyloganetin glucosyltransferase → MVSWEKPHAVLIPYPAQGHINPTLKLAKLLHHKGFHITFVNTEYNHNRLLKSRGSDSLKSLSSFRFETIPDGLPVDPNHGDATQDIPSLCKSTATSCLPHLKNLILKLNDNNCGDQVVPGVSCIVCDAVMSFGVDAAQELGIPVAVFWTASASSFTCCIQYSQLLRKGLVPLKDSSYLTNGYLETTIDWVPGIKEIRLRDIPSFIRTTDPNDIMLNFFLREMERSQRACAIIINTFDTLERDILEAFSSINSLPPVYSIGPMDFLLNHITDHELNKIGSNLWKEDQECITWLDKQEPNSVVYINFGSITTMTNENLIEFAWGIGNSNKRFLWVIRPDLVAGENAILPNEFLEETKVRGILSNWCPQEEVLAHPSVGVFLTHSGWNSTLESVCNGVTMICWPFFSDQMTNCRFSCNEWGIGLEIEDVKREKIESLVRESMDGEMGQQMKEKALELKKLAKDAASDPNGSSFQNLDKVIHDALLSKFAKN, encoded by the exons ATGGTTTCTTGGGAAAAACCCCATGCTGTATTAATTCCATACCCAGCACAAGGTCACATAAACCCAACCCTAAAACTAGCAAAGCTTCTTCACCACAAAGGCTTCCACATCACTTTCGTTAACACTGAATACAATCACAACCGCCTTCTGAAATCGAGAGGCTCCGACTCACTGAAAAGTCTATCCTCCTTCCGATTCGAAACCATCCCCGATGGTCTACCTGTGGACCCTAATCATGGGGATGCAACGCAGGATATACCTTCTTTGTGTAAGTCCACAGCAACAAGTTGTTTGCCACACTTGAAGAACCTCATTTTGAAGCTGAATGATAATAATTGCGGCGACCAAGTTGTTCCTGGTGTTAGTTGCATAGTGTGCGATGCTGTGATGAGTTTTGGAGTTGATGCTGCTCAAGAATTGGGAATCCCTGTGGCCGTTTTCTGGACAGCAAGTGCTTCTTCGTTCACATGTTGCATACAATATTCTCAGCTTCTTCGTAAAGGCTTAGTACCCCTCAAAG ACTCAAGTTATCTCACAAATGGGTATTTGGAAACTACAATAGATTGGGTCCCCGGAATAAAAGAGATTCGTTTGAGAGATATTCCCAGCTTCATCAGAACCACAGATCCAAATGATATTATGCTCAACTTTTTTCTAAGAGAAATGGAGAGATCTCAAAGAGCTTGTGCAATCATAATAAATACATTTGATACCTTAGAGCGTGATATTTTGGAGGCATTCTCCTCCATTAATAGTTTGCCACCTGTCTATTCCATTGGTCCTATGGATTTTCTCTTGAACCATATCACTGACCATGAATTGAATAAAATTGGATCCAACCTTTGGAAGGAGGATCAAGAATGCATTACATGGTTAGACAAACAAGAACCAAATTCAGTGGTGTACATAAACTTTGGTAGCATCACAACTATGACCAATGAAAATTTAATAGAATTTGCTTGGGGAATTGGCAATAGCAACAAGAGATTCTTGTGGGTAATTAGGCCAGATCTTGTGGCTGGTGAAAATGCTATTCTTCCTAATGAATTTCTTGAAGAGACTAAAGTTAGAGGCATATTATCAAATTGGTGTCCCCAAGAAGAGGTTTTGGCTCACCCTTCAGTTGGGGTGTTTTTGACACATAGTGGTTGGAACTCAACATTGGAAAGTGTGTGCAATGGTGTGACAATGATATGTTGGCCATTCTTTTCGGACCAAATGACCAATTGTAGATTCTCTTGTAATGAATGGGGAATTGGGTTGGAGATAGAAGATGTTAAGAGGGAGAAAATTGAAAGTCTTGTGAGGGAGTCAATGGATGGGGAAATGGGTCAACAGATGAAAGAAAAGGCTTTAGAGTTGAAGAAATTGGCAAAGGATGCTGCTTCTGACCCAAATGGATCCTCGTTTCAGAATTTAGACAAGGTGATTCATGATGCACTATTGAGCAAATTTGCTAAAAATTAG